A single genomic interval of Bacillus smithii harbors:
- the flhA gene encoding flagellar biosynthesis protein FlhA: protein MKVRDFSVLLGVILIVAMLIIPFPSWLLSILIILNISLALLVLLTTMNMNEALQFSVFPSLLLLLTLFRLGLNVSTTRSILSKGEAGGVVETFGTFVVGGNLVVGLVVFLILIIIQFVVITRGAERVSEVAARFTLDAMPGKQMAIDADLNAGMISEQEARERRENISREADFYGAMDGATKFVKGDAIAGIIIVIINLIFGMVIGMVQQGMGFQDAANHYSLLTVGDGIVSQIPALLISTATGIIVTRTASNSNLGEDVMSQLLSYPKMLYVTAGTIFLLGIATPINDLLTIPVAALLAIGGYRLQKVPDEPVETEEVQEENEAEELRRPENVVNLLNIDPIEFEFGYGLIPLADANQGGDLLDRIVMIRRQLAMELGIILPVVRIRDNIQLAPNEYRIKIKGNEVAKGELFLDHYLAMNSGEEEDSIEGIDTIEPSFGLPAKWITEEVKDQAEMLGYTVVDPPSVVSTHLTEVLKANAHDLLGRQETQQLIDHMKETYPVLVEEVTPNPLSVGDIQKVLAKLLKENISIRNLPIIFETLADYGKLTSDTDLLTDHLTEVLKANAHDLLGRQETQQLIDHMKETYPVLVEEVTPNPLSVGDIQKVLAKLLKENISIRNLPIIFETLADYGKLTSDTDLLTEYVRQALSRQITNQYADEGTIKVITLSAQVEKLIADSVQQTEHGNYLSIDPVNSQKLIEAVSKKVEEVSIMQQMPVILCSPAIRMFVRQLLERYFPRLPILSFNELEPNVEVQSVGVVTIE, encoded by the coding sequence ATGAAGGTAAGAGATTTTTCGGTGTTACTGGGAGTCATTTTAATCGTCGCAATGCTTATTATTCCTTTTCCTTCATGGCTATTAAGCATTTTGATTATCCTGAACATATCTCTTGCGTTATTGGTGCTGTTAACAACCATGAATATGAATGAAGCGCTCCAATTTTCCGTATTTCCGTCTTTGCTGCTTCTATTAACCTTATTTCGATTAGGTTTAAACGTGTCGACAACGCGTTCTATTTTGAGCAAAGGGGAGGCAGGAGGCGTTGTCGAAACGTTTGGAACGTTTGTTGTCGGCGGAAATTTGGTTGTTGGTTTAGTCGTGTTCCTCATATTAATCATTATTCAGTTTGTTGTCATCACGAGAGGAGCAGAACGCGTTTCTGAAGTGGCAGCACGTTTTACTTTAGATGCTATGCCGGGTAAACAGATGGCCATTGACGCGGATTTAAATGCAGGAATGATATCGGAGCAGGAAGCGCGGGAACGACGTGAAAATATTTCACGGGAAGCAGATTTTTACGGAGCGATGGATGGTGCGACTAAATTTGTAAAAGGCGATGCGATCGCCGGTATTATTATCGTCATCATTAACTTGATTTTTGGAATGGTCATTGGCATGGTCCAGCAAGGTATGGGGTTTCAAGATGCAGCCAATCATTATTCATTGTTGACAGTGGGGGACGGAATTGTCAGCCAGATACCGGCATTATTAATTTCCACCGCTACTGGCATCATTGTCACTCGAACCGCTTCAAACAGCAATCTTGGCGAAGATGTAATGTCTCAATTGTTATCCTATCCTAAAATGTTATATGTTACGGCCGGTACCATTTTTTTGCTTGGAATTGCCACGCCTATTAATGATTTGCTGACGATTCCGGTTGCGGCGCTGCTTGCGATCGGAGGATACAGGCTTCAAAAAGTTCCGGATGAGCCGGTGGAAACGGAAGAGGTTCAAGAAGAGAACGAAGCAGAAGAATTGCGGCGGCCCGAAAATGTCGTCAATTTATTAAATATTGACCCGATTGAATTTGAATTTGGCTATGGACTTATCCCTCTTGCCGATGCAAACCAAGGCGGCGACTTGCTTGATCGGATTGTGATGATCCGAAGACAGCTGGCCATGGAATTGGGGATTATTCTTCCGGTTGTGCGCATCAGAGATAATATTCAATTAGCCCCGAATGAATACAGAATTAAAATTAAAGGAAATGAAGTGGCCAAAGGAGAGTTGTTTCTTGATCACTATTTGGCCATGAATTCCGGCGAAGAAGAGGATTCGATTGAAGGAATTGATACGATTGAGCCTTCATTCGGTCTTCCTGCCAAATGGATTACGGAAGAAGTAAAAGATCAAGCAGAAATGCTGGGCTATACTGTCGTCGACCCACCGAGTGTTGTTTCCACTCATTTAACGGAAGTATTGAAAGCAAATGCCCATGATTTGCTCGGAAGACAAGAAACGCAGCAATTGATTGACCATATGAAAGAAACGTATCCTGTTCTTGTTGAAGAAGTAACACCGAATCCTTTATCCGTTGGAGACATACAAAAAGTGTTGGCAAAACTGTTAAAAGAAAATATTTCGATACGCAATCTGCCGATCATTTTTGAAACGCTAGCCGATTACGGCAAATTAACATCCGACACCGATTTGTTAACCGATCATTTAACGGAAGTATTGAAAGCAAATGCCCATGATTTGCTCGGAAGACAAGAAACGCAGCAATTGATTGACCATATGAAAGAAACGTATCCTGTTCTTGTTGAAGAAGTAACACCGAATCCTTTATCCGTTGGAGACATACAAAAAGTGTTGGCAAAACTGTTAAAAGAAAATATTTCGATACGCAATCTGCCGATCATTTTTGAAACGCTAGCCGATTACGGCAAATTAACATCCGACACCGATTTGTTAACCGAGTATGTTCGTCAAGCTTTATCACGACAAATTACCAATCAATATGCCGATGAAGGAACCATCAAAGTGATCACTTTGTCAGCGCAGGTGGAAAAATTGATCGCTGATAGTGTACAACAAACTGAGCATGGAAATTATTTGTCGATCGACCCGGTCAATTCGCAAAAATTAATAGAAGCCGTTTCAAAAAAAGTAGAAGAAGTTTCTATCATGCAGCAAATGCCGGTCATTTTATGTTCTCCGGCAATTCGAATGTTTGTAAGGCAGCTGTTGGAAAGATATTTTCCACGATTACCGATCCTATCTTTCAACGAACTTGAACCAAATGTGGAAGTACAAAGCGTCGGGGTGGTGACCATCGAATGA
- a CDS encoding MinD/ParA family protein, with product MKDQAEGLRLKLRELHQSPAKTAAVISGKGGVGKSNISVNIAVILAQLGKKVLLFDLDIGMANIHILSGISADRSIVDFIENGYELKDLIISGPGGFSYIFGGSGLGRLLEWSENDFQRWIESVAKLQWEYDYILFDMGAGASKESLELLMSVDDLLVITTPEPTAVTDAYSMMKYIQIRDQDKHFYLICNRAESNQEGQVTLERISMAMEKFLHKEVSKLGILPEDKIVKNAVASQTPFFLYNPYSSISRSLKSIVEIYLSQSNAMGTIQKGRFIGKLRQFFLKGSVGDG from the coding sequence ATGAAAGACCAAGCAGAAGGATTAAGGCTGAAATTGAGAGAGTTGCATCAGTCACCCGCTAAAACGGCTGCCGTGATCAGCGGTAAAGGGGGCGTGGGAAAGTCCAATATTTCTGTGAACATAGCTGTCATTTTGGCGCAGTTAGGAAAAAAAGTTTTATTGTTTGATTTGGATATTGGCATGGCGAATATTCATATTTTATCAGGTATTAGTGCGGATCGCTCGATTGTAGATTTTATAGAAAACGGATACGAATTGAAGGATCTGATCATTTCCGGTCCGGGGGGCTTTTCCTACATATTCGGCGGTTCTGGTCTTGGGCGTCTTCTTGAATGGTCTGAGAATGATTTTCAACGTTGGATCGAGTCCGTAGCAAAATTGCAGTGGGAATATGATTATATTTTGTTTGATATGGGGGCCGGAGCATCAAAAGAAAGCTTGGAGCTGTTGATGTCTGTTGATGATTTATTGGTGATCACGACCCCTGAACCGACTGCTGTGACAGACGCGTATTCCATGATGAAATATATTCAAATAAGAGATCAAGACAAACATTTTTATTTGATTTGCAATCGTGCTGAATCCAATCAAGAAGGACAAGTCACGCTCGAACGTATATCGATGGCCATGGAGAAATTTTTGCATAAAGAGGTTTCAAAACTTGGAATATTGCCTGAAGATAAAATCGTAAAGAATGCAGTCGCAAGCCAGACACCTTTCTTTTTATACAATCCTTATTCCAGTATTTCCCGCTCATTAAAATCGATCGTGGAAATTTATTTGTCCCAATCGAACGCAATGGGAACCATCCAAAAGGGTCGTTTTATTGGGAAGCTTCGCCAGTTTTTTCTGAAAGGCAGTGTTGGAGATGGATAA
- the flhF gene encoding flagellar biosynthesis protein FlhF produces the protein MKVKKFIAPSMPEAMKKIRKELGEHAVILNSKITYGGGFLGFFKKKQFEVIAAVDPELEMMERMEAEQPKMPLHVSERQKQADHGENQQLKQELEELKSMIALLTSKEDRSKYPEMIHSILSELEQKEIGSDHVRTIGDELYAFYIESKGEVSETEIRKRAIDYLKRKLQSVQTDNPLFAKKYINVVGPTGVGKTTTLAKLAAKAVLEYKKKIAFITTDTFRIAAIEQLKTYANLLNVPVEVVYNSADFEKATQKFLDYDLVLIDTAGRNYRENQYIDQLKEIIPVREEMETYLVLALTSKAEDLEEVIEKFQDLPFDQFIFTKLDETKRKGSLFNLVCKYRKKVGFLANGQNVPDDLLTGNPEIILKEILRE, from the coding sequence ATGAAAGTGAAGAAATTTATAGCCCCTTCCATGCCGGAAGCCATGAAAAAAATTAGAAAGGAGTTAGGCGAGCACGCTGTTATTCTGAATTCCAAGATTACGTACGGTGGAGGCTTTCTCGGTTTTTTTAAAAAGAAACAATTTGAAGTGATTGCCGCTGTGGATCCTGAACTGGAAATGATGGAAAGGATGGAAGCGGAACAGCCGAAAATGCCTCTCCATGTTTCAGAACGGCAAAAGCAAGCTGACCACGGCGAAAATCAACAGCTCAAACAGGAATTAGAAGAATTAAAGTCGATGATCGCTCTTTTGACATCAAAAGAGGATCGTTCCAAATACCCGGAAATGATTCATTCCATTCTGTCAGAATTGGAGCAAAAAGAAATCGGATCCGACCATGTGCGAACCATCGGGGACGAGCTATATGCGTTTTATATTGAATCCAAGGGCGAAGTGAGCGAAACAGAAATACGCAAACGAGCCATTGATTACTTAAAAAGAAAACTTCAATCCGTTCAAACCGACAACCCGCTATTTGCTAAAAAATATATCAATGTTGTCGGGCCGACCGGCGTGGGAAAAACGACTACGTTGGCGAAATTGGCGGCAAAAGCAGTGCTGGAATACAAGAAAAAAATTGCTTTTATCACCACGGATACTTTCCGAATTGCCGCGATTGAACAATTAAAAACTTATGCCAATTTGCTGAACGTGCCTGTAGAGGTTGTTTATAATTCTGCTGATTTTGAAAAGGCGACGCAAAAATTTTTGGATTATGACCTCGTTTTGATTGACACGGCGGGACGTAATTATCGGGAAAATCAGTATATCGACCAATTAAAAGAAATCATTCCGGTCCGTGAAGAGATGGAGACATATCTTGTGCTGGCTCTTACGTCCAAAGCAGAAGATTTGGAAGAAGTAATAGAAAAATTTCAAGACCTTCCATTTGATCAATTTATTTTTACGAAATTAGATGAAACAAAGCGAAAAGGCTCATTGTTCAATCTTGTTTGCAAGTACAGGAAAAAAGTAGGATTCCTGGCGAATGGACAAAACGTCCCGGACGATTTATTGACTGGCAATCCTGAAATCATTTTGAAAGAAATATTGAGGGAGTAA
- the flhB gene encoding flagellar biosynthesis protein FlhB, producing the protein MRLLTVDLQFFAGEKTEKATPKRREEAKKKGQVAKSQEVVTAINLLAVFSSLYFASSFLGDIVRRLFSRSFQDYMLMPITEGNLKSIVLDVLKDFAYMVGPFLLVALVGSLAANYLQVGFLFTTETLVPKLEKIDPMKGFQRIFSIKALVELLKSILKISIVGTVTFVILWMNMDRVLGLSFESLSDSLKTVGTLTVQMGISASIALLFLALFDYLYQKYDFEKSIRMSKQDIKDEYKNSEGDPQIKSRIKQRQREMAMRRMMQEVPNADVVITNPTHFAVALKYEEEKMDAPVVVAKGADYLAQKIKAIAKENHVETVENRPLARALYTQVEIGERIPEEFFKAVAEILAYVYRLKNKV; encoded by the coding sequence GTGAGATTATTGACCGTTGATTTGCAGTTTTTTGCGGGGGAGAAAACGGAAAAAGCCACACCCAAAAGAAGGGAAGAAGCGAAGAAGAAAGGTCAAGTGGCAAAAAGCCAAGAGGTCGTTACGGCAATCAATCTGTTGGCTGTTTTTTCCTCGCTCTATTTTGCTTCTTCTTTTCTTGGCGATATTGTGAGGCGGCTCTTTTCACGTTCTTTTCAAGATTATATGCTCATGCCTATTACGGAAGGAAACTTAAAATCCATCGTTTTAGATGTATTGAAAGATTTTGCATATATGGTCGGCCCTTTTCTGCTTGTCGCATTAGTGGGAAGTTTAGCCGCCAATTATCTGCAAGTTGGGTTTTTGTTTACGACGGAGACGTTGGTTCCCAAGCTGGAAAAAATCGATCCTATGAAAGGATTTCAAAGGATTTTTTCGATTAAGGCACTAGTAGAGTTACTGAAGTCCATTTTAAAAATTTCCATTGTCGGAACCGTGACCTTTGTGATTTTGTGGATGAATATGGACAGAGTACTTGGCCTGTCTTTTGAGTCATTGTCCGATTCATTGAAAACGGTAGGAACGTTAACGGTGCAAATGGGAATTTCTGCTTCGATCGCTCTGTTGTTTTTGGCCTTGTTTGATTATCTTTATCAGAAATACGATTTTGAAAAAAGCATTCGAATGTCAAAGCAAGACATTAAAGATGAATATAAAAACTCAGAAGGCGACCCGCAAATCAAATCACGGATTAAGCAAAGACAACGGGAAATGGCGATGAGAAGAATGATGCAAGAAGTGCCTAACGCAGACGTCGTAATCACCAATCCAACTCATTTTGCCGTTGCGCTGAAATATGAAGAGGAGAAAATGGATGCGCCGGTTGTAGTCGCTAAAGGGGCAGATTATTTGGCGCAAAAGATTAAGGCCATCGCCAAAGAGAATCATGTTGAAACGGTTGAAAACCGTCCGTTGGCAAGGGCTCTGTACACCCAGGTGGAAATTGGAGAGAGGATACCGGAAGAATTTTTCAAAGCGGTCGCTGAAATTTTGGCGTATGTGTACCGATTAAAAAATAAAGTGTAG
- a CDS encoding flagellar biosynthetic protein FliO — MNLERVKKCLIIFISLFLLGIGGTSVTAAGTLSGNVKDCIEHPDKCQDSGTSKKEKSTATDDISGVSAWDYARMLFALLFVIVLIYFLIKFINKKSQTYQDSKLIQHLGGSPLGGNRSIQLVKVGERIFILGVGENIELLKEINDQEEYKQLLQVYNQQKDLLLDTKDIFTVALRKWQERKQKAVKKGGSAPFKSVLEKQLNEIKTSREQALQQLETKEKKSDE; from the coding sequence TTGAATCTGGAACGAGTCAAAAAGTGTTTGATCATATTCATTAGCCTGTTTCTCTTGGGTATTGGCGGAACATCTGTCACTGCCGCGGGAACTTTGAGCGGAAACGTAAAAGATTGTATCGAACATCCTGATAAATGTCAGGATTCAGGAACATCTAAAAAAGAAAAAAGCACTGCGACGGACGATATTTCCGGAGTCAGTGCTTGGGATTATGCAAGAATGCTGTTCGCGCTCCTTTTTGTGATTGTATTAATCTACTTTTTAATCAAATTTATCAATAAAAAAAGCCAAACTTATCAAGATTCGAAGCTGATCCAGCATTTGGGCGGTTCTCCTCTTGGAGGAAACCGCTCCATCCAATTGGTAAAGGTGGGAGAACGCATTTTTATTCTGGGAGTTGGTGAAAACATAGAACTGCTGAAAGAAATCAACGACCAAGAAGAATATAAACAGCTTTTGCAAGTTTACAATCAACAAAAGGATCTATTGCTGGATACGAAAGATATTTTTACGGTCGCTTTGAGAAAATGGCAGGAGAGAAAACAAAAAGCGGTCAAAAAAGGTGGTTCAGCGCCTTTTAAAAGTGTGCTTGAAAAGCAGTTAAACGAAATAAAAACTTCAAGGGAGCAAGCGCTCCAGCAGCTGGAAACCAAGGAGAAGAAGTCTGATGAATGA
- the fliR gene encoding flagellar biosynthetic protein FliR, giving the protein MDQLVPKFSVFLLIFVRVASFFVTVPLFSYRTIPAIHRVGVSFALSWMMYYTMNTAPIAIDGAYFLLILKEMLVGLLIGFTAALVMAAVQVAGALIDFQMGFTIANVIDPHTGMQSPIMGQYFYMFALLFLLSVNGHHLLLDGIYYSYQLIPLEQGKFSLGSSSFAQYMIHAFQSMFVIAFQMAVPVVASLFLVDVALGIIARTVPQMNIFVVGFPVKIAVAFIVMIVVMSAIFAVVQHLFEMMLYAMRDVMKIIGGT; this is encoded by the coding sequence ATGGATCAGCTAGTTCCGAAATTCTCCGTGTTTCTTCTCATTTTTGTCCGGGTAGCGTCTTTTTTTGTGACCGTGCCGCTTTTTTCGTATCGGACCATTCCGGCCATACATCGGGTGGGCGTTTCTTTCGCTCTTTCTTGGATGATGTACTATACCATGAATACTGCGCCGATTGCGATAGATGGCGCCTACTTTTTATTAATATTAAAAGAGATGCTTGTCGGTCTGTTGATTGGATTTACAGCTGCGTTGGTGATGGCGGCGGTTCAAGTAGCCGGAGCTCTCATTGATTTTCAGATGGGGTTTACCATTGCCAATGTCATTGATCCTCACACAGGAATGCAAAGTCCGATCATGGGACAATATTTTTACATGTTTGCTCTGCTTTTTTTGCTTTCTGTAAACGGGCATCATCTTCTCTTGGACGGAATTTATTACAGTTATCAGCTCATACCGCTGGAACAAGGGAAGTTTTCGCTTGGCAGCAGCTCTTTTGCGCAGTATATGATTCATGCTTTCCAATCCATGTTTGTCATCGCCTTTCAAATGGCCGTTCCGGTGGTTGCATCCCTATTTCTAGTCGACGTCGCGTTGGGGATTATTGCCCGCACCGTTCCGCAGATGAATATTTTTGTTGTCGGATTTCCTGTGAAGATTGCCGTGGCTTTTATTGTCATGATCGTGGTGATGAGTGCCATTTTCGCGGTGGTGCAACATTTATTTGAAATGATGCTATACGCGATGAGAGATGTGATGAAAATCATCGGAGGGACGTAA
- the fliQ gene encoding flagellar biosynthesis protein FliQ → MNPEMVISLAEKGVYMILILSGPIMLIGLIVGLVVSIFQAMTQIQEQTLAFIPKIVAMLVGLVFFGPWMLTHMISYTSQILSNLTQFVG, encoded by the coding sequence ATGAATCCCGAAATGGTCATTTCTCTCGCAGAAAAAGGAGTTTATATGATTTTGATTCTATCCGGTCCGATCATGCTGATTGGGCTCATTGTCGGACTTGTCGTGAGTATTTTTCAAGCAATGACTCAAATTCAAGAACAAACACTCGCTTTCATTCCTAAAATTGTGGCGATGCTGGTTGGATTGGTATTTTTTGGTCCTTGGATGCTGACTCATATGATTTCTTATACTTCGCAAATTTTATCGAATTTAACACAGTTTGTGGGATGA
- the fliP gene encoding flagellar type III secretion system pore protein FliP (The bacterial flagellar biogenesis protein FliP forms a type III secretion system (T3SS)-type pore required for flagellar assembly.), whose protein sequence is MNEFMHYFNNSSPENVSLSVKLLLLLTVLSLAPSILILMTCFTRIIIVLSFVRTALGTQQMPPNQVLVGLALFLTFFIMTPVFQQVNKEALTPLFKNEINLEEAYDRASVPFKDFMSRYTREKDLDLFLQYSNAKRPKSIEDIPLTALVPAFAISELKTAFQMGFMLFIPFLVIDMVVSSVLMSMGMMMLPPIMISLPFKILLFVLVDGWHLVIESLLQSYK, encoded by the coding sequence ATGAATGAATTTATGCATTATTTTAATAACAGCTCCCCGGAAAATGTGTCATTGTCGGTAAAACTGCTTCTTCTTTTGACCGTTTTATCGCTGGCGCCGAGTATTTTGATTTTAATGACTTGTTTTACGCGCATCATCATTGTGCTGTCTTTTGTCCGTACTGCCTTGGGAACGCAACAGATGCCGCCGAACCAAGTATTGGTGGGCCTTGCTTTGTTTTTGACTTTTTTTATCATGACGCCGGTGTTTCAACAGGTCAATAAAGAAGCTTTGACTCCTCTTTTTAAAAATGAAATCAATCTGGAAGAAGCTTATGATCGGGCGAGCGTCCCTTTTAAAGACTTTATGAGTCGATACACGAGAGAAAAGGATTTGGACTTATTTTTGCAATATTCGAATGCGAAACGGCCAAAAAGCATAGAGGATATACCGTTAACTGCGCTTGTGCCGGCGTTTGCGATCAGCGAGTTGAAAACGGCGTTTCAAATGGGATTTATGCTTTTTATTCCTTTTCTTGTCATCGATATGGTGGTGTCCAGTGTACTCATGTCTATGGGGATGATGATGCTTCCTCCGATTATGATTTCATTGCCATTTAAAATATTATTATTCGTTCTTGTCGATGGCTGGCATTTAGTGATTGAGTCGCTTTTACAAAGTTATAAGTAG
- a CDS encoding protein-glutamate methylesterase/protein-glutamine glutaminase encodes MDKKKVLIVDDSAFMRKLISDFVSEHPELEVVGTARNGKDAIEKVKTLCPDVVTMDIEMPVMNGLEALKWIISHYQLPVVMLSSTMKEGTENAIKALENGAFDFVAKPSGPISLDLDKVKNELISKLLLASKVKKGTKSNVRVHTDEMDRGLMTSNRESELNHWSTKEYAKSLVLIGTSTGGPRALQEVLPQLPKEIGAPILIVQHMPPGFTKSLADRLNQLSRIYVKEAEDGELLKKGVAYIAPGNFHMKIKEVGRSLAISLDQSPRMNGHKPSVDVLFESASKLEFYKKIAVILTGMGSDGTYGLIKLKEKGNVHTIAESKDSCVVFGMPKSAIEANVIDEVKPIQDIAQSILKYLS; translated from the coding sequence ATGGATAAAAAGAAAGTACTCATAGTAGATGATTCCGCATTCATGAGAAAATTGATCTCGGACTTTGTTTCCGAACATCCTGAATTGGAAGTGGTCGGGACAGCTAGAAACGGAAAAGATGCCATAGAAAAAGTGAAGACGTTATGTCCGGATGTCGTCACGATGGACATCGAAATGCCAGTCATGAACGGACTTGAAGCGCTAAAATGGATCATCAGCCATTATCAGCTGCCGGTTGTAATGCTGTCGAGTACGATGAAGGAAGGAACAGAAAATGCGATTAAAGCCCTTGAAAATGGAGCTTTTGATTTTGTGGCAAAGCCGTCCGGACCGATTTCGCTGGATCTGGATAAGGTAAAAAATGAATTGATCTCGAAACTTTTGCTGGCTTCAAAGGTAAAAAAAGGAACGAAAAGCAACGTGCGGGTCCATACAGACGAGATGGATCGCGGCCTAATGACGTCCAATAGGGAGTCGGAGTTAAACCATTGGAGTACGAAAGAATATGCAAAAAGTTTAGTGCTAATTGGCACTTCCACCGGTGGACCGAGAGCGCTTCAAGAAGTGCTGCCGCAACTGCCAAAGGAAATTGGAGCGCCTATTCTAATCGTTCAACACATGCCTCCAGGATTTACAAAATCCTTGGCTGATCGTTTGAATCAACTGTCACGCATCTACGTTAAAGAAGCGGAAGACGGTGAGCTGTTGAAAAAAGGAGTTGCCTATATTGCCCCCGGGAATTTTCATATGAAAATCAAGGAGGTAGGAAGGTCTCTTGCCATCTCGCTTGATCAATCTCCCCGAATGAATGGTCACAAGCCTTCTGTAGATGTTCTTTTTGAGTCAGCTAGCAAATTGGAATTTTATAAAAAAATTGCCGTTATTTTAACTGGAATGGGTTCAGATGGGACTTATGGTCTGATAAAATTAAAAGAAAAAGGCAATGTACATACCATCGCTGAGTCTAAAGACTCATGCGTTGTATTTGGAATGCCAAAATCTGCAATTGAAGCGAATGTCATTGATGAAGTGAAACCGATTCAAGATATCGCTCAATCAATCTTAAAATATTTGTCTTAG